In Fusarium oxysporum Fo47 chromosome IX, complete sequence, the following proteins share a genomic window:
- a CDS encoding nucleolar protein,Nop52-domain-containing protein, whose amino-acid sequence MAEHESQMPFIRNLASSDRKLRMSSLESLSTFLSSRSSLSDVDAQKLWKGLFYALWMTDRPIPQQRLATDLANLLFTLKPACAIPWLRAFWAVVGAQWTGIDVYRLEKFLLLVRRVFASHVRLARERGWKDGDVEAIVAVLEEFPFEKEGDLRKSPVGIRLHALDIWVDELEREEALEQPEAEKFVKSLGDVIIALKTCPVKPVRARCAESYEDERLPWIKAASGDEMEEDEEWGGIDD is encoded by the exons ATGGCCGAGCACGAATCCCAAATGCCCTTTATTCGCAACCTCGCTTCAAGCG ATCGCAAACTTCGAATGTCCTCCCTAGAATCCCTCTCAACATTCCTCTCCTCGCGCTCAAGCCTCTCCGACGTCGACGCCCAGAAGCTATGGAAAGGCCTCTTCTACGCCCTGTGGATGACCGACCGACCCATCCCCCAGCAACGTCTCGCCACAGATCTCGCCAACCtcctcttcaccctcaagCCGGCCTGCGCCATCCCCTGGCTGCGCGCCTTCTGGGCCGTCGTAGGCGCCCAGTGGACAGGCATCGACGTCTACCGTCTTGAAAAgtttctcctcctcgtccgTCGCGTTTTCGCTTCCCACGTACGACTAGCTCGCGAGCGAGGCTGGAAGGACGGTGATGTAGAGGCTATTGTGGCTGTGTTGGAGGAGTTTCCTtttgagaaggagggtgaTCTGCGAAAGAGCCCTGTGGGTATCAGATTGCATGCGCTGGATATCTGGGTCGATGAGTTGGAGCGTGAGGAGGCGCTGGAGCAgcctgaggctgagaagttTGTTAAGAGCTTGGGGGATGTTATCATTGCGCTGAAGACATGTCCTGTTAAGCCTGTGAGGGCGCGCTGTGCTGAGAGTTATGAGGATGAGAGGTTGCCGTGGATTAAGGCTGCCAgtggtgatgagatggaggaagatgaggaatgGGGTGGTATTGACGATTAA
- a CDS encoding uncharacterized protein (conserved hypothetical ATP binding protein-domain containing protein), which produces MASASTDEASKASSPPVAIVCVGMAGSGKTTFMRRINAHLHQNDQPPYVINLDPAVLSVPFESNIDIRDSVNYEEVMKQYNLGPNGGILTSLNLFATKVDQVVNLLEKRTQPDPEKPDRKPIDRILVDTPGQIEVFVWSASGTILLESLASSFPTVIAYVIDTPRTASTSTFMSNMLYACSILYKTKLPMILVFNKTDVKDAAFAKEWMTDFEAFQEALRKDEESDELGGAEGGGHGGSGYMGSLLNSMSLMLEEFYAHLSVVGVSSRLGTGVDEFFEAVEEKKQEFLRDYLPELEKKRAEREEAKKAAREKELDKMMKGMSVGGLPVAQKEEDEVDVASDDDDDTDSDEEAQKQSLQDRYSAAMDDNEDSVMKDASFAKYLYNQQKQQ; this is translated from the exons ATGGCATCTGCCTCTACAGACGAAGCCTCCAAGGCGTCTTCGCCTCCCGTCGCTATTGTCTGCGTCGGCATGGCAG GATCTGGAAAGACTACTTTTATGCGACGTATCAACGCTCACCTCCATCAGAATGATCAGCCTCCATATgtcatcaacctcgatcCCGCTGTGTTGTCGGTACCATTCGAGTCCAACATCGATATTCGAGACTCGGTCAACTATGAGGAGGTCATGAAGCAGTACAACCTTGGTCCCAACGGTGGAATTCTCACTTCGCTCAACCTCTTCGCTACAAAGGTTGATCAGGTCGTCAACCTCCTCGAGAAGCGCACCCAGCCCGATCCCGAGAAGCCCGATCGCAAGCCCATCGATAGAATTTTAGTCGACACGCCCGGTCAGATCGAAGTTTTTGTCTGGTCCGCATCCGGTACCATTCTTCTCGAGTCACTTGCGTCTTCTTTCCCTACAGTCATCGCCTACGTTATTGATACCCCACGAACTGCTTCCACTTCGACATTCATGTCCAACATGCTCTACGCCTGCTCCATTCTCTACAAGACCAAGCTTCCTATGATTCtcgtcttcaacaagacCGATGTCAAGGATGCGGCGTTTGCTAAGGAGTGGATGACCGACTTTGAAGCATTCCAGGAAGCGCTACGAAAGGATGAAGAATCAGATGAGCTGGGCGGTGCAGAGGGTGGTGGCCACGGTGGAAGCGGATACATGGGCAGCCTGCTCAACTCGATGAGTCTTATGCTGGAGGAGTTCTACGCACATCTCAGTGTTGTCGGCGTGAGTTCGCGACTGGGTACTGGCGTGGACGAGTTCTTCGAGGccgttgaggagaagaagcaggagtTTCTACGCGACTACCTgccagagcttgagaagaagagggcaGAGCGTGAGGAGGCAAAGAAGGCTGCACGAGAGAAGGAGCTGGACAAAATGATGAAGGGCATGTCAGTCGGTGGCCTACCAGTCGcacagaaggaagaggacgaggtGGATGTTGCCAgcgatgacgacgatgatacTGACTCAGACGAAGAGGCTCAGAAGCAGAGCCTCCAAGATCGATACTCAGCCGCCATGGACGATAACGAGGACTCTGTTATGAAGGATGCAAGTTTCGCCAAGTATCTCTACAACCAACAGAAGCAGCAATAA
- a CDS encoding HIT-like domain-containing protein — protein MFDPSAPPASSCPFCTISSTFVPFDPLNPPPSTSSLINPELVSPASFIVLSTPVLVAFLDILPLSRGHLLLCTRPHRPKLSDVTASESAHLGRYLRVLSKAMARATGIEDWNVVQNNGAAAAQVVPHMHFHIIPRPEIRASGRFSESFTMFGRGRREELDDDEAVVLAEEFRQSIAAVMREEEEEEKQKESKAKL, from the coding sequence ATGTTTGATCCTTCAGCTCCTCCGGCATCATCATGTCCCTTCTGCACAATCTCATCCACCTTCGTGCCATTCGACCCCTTAAATCCACcgccatcaacatcttcacTCATCAACCCAGAGCTCGTATCACCCGCCTCATTCATCGTTCTCTCAACGCCAGTCCTCGTCGCCTTTCTCGACATTCTACCGCTAAGTCgcggccatcttcttctctgcacACGGCCTCATCGTCCTAAACTCAGCGACGTGACGGCTTCTGAATCCGCGCATCTGGGCCGTTATCTGCGCGTTCTATCAAAAGCCATGGCTCGTGCGACGGGTATTGAAGATTGGAACGTGGTGCAGAATAACGGGGCGGCTGCTGCGCAGGTTGTACCGCATATGCACTTTCACATCATCCCGAGGCCAGAGATTAGAGCTAGTGGGAGATTTAGCGAGAGCTTTACTATGTTTGGGAGGGGGAGGAGAGAAGAgttggatgatgatgaggcagTGGTTTTGGCGGAGGAGTTTAGGCAGAGTATTGCCGCCGTGATgagggaggaagaggaagaggagaaacaAAAAGAGAGCAAGGCCAAGCTATGA